The genomic window TATATAGCTGTGTTTGCTGGATAGATAATATACATAACAGTGtatacaataaattcttttaaaaaggacttggataaaaataaaatagttccCTATAGTGTTCGTTTACATACGTTGTTCAGACAGAAGAATCTGCTTAtagtacaaattatttatatatatttttaatgttttatacatagtacaaatattattacaatcttGTTAGAAAATCATTCAGATTGTTCAACAAAAATTGTTGCTAAAAATGTAAATcgataagttatttaaaaataaacatttccaCAGacgattatttttcattatttacttaACGATAAGTGATTATTTGTTTCTAGCTGCTTTGTATATAGAGCAGACCGGAGCTATTCGTTAAACCTtttttttgtgtctcctgagtcctatattcatttaaaaaaaaaacatgggacggtttgaaagattgaaccttccccttcacaataCCGCTATAGATAAAACATGGAAGtgtacacaagcggtcattaatgccttccctaaggaggttaggcgcgttccagacacatgcatcgcatctaggtatttatcacgcatgattgttaaatctgaccaatctggcaagtcagatttaacaatcatgtgTAATGAACACCTAGATGCGATGCGTGTGCTGGAACGCGCCTAACCTCCttagggaaggcattaatgaccgcttgtgtacttgctttgaagtacaccaatttgattctgtccatggggaaattttctaaattaagaagtcaccactttctatatactcgcagtttatgattaaggTAACAACTAAatcttattggtcgttacgttaatcataaactgtaagtatgtagaaagtggtgacttctcagtttagaaaatttctccatggacagaatcaaattccatgggtgtacacccaaggactttgattctgtccatggggaaattttccaaactgagaaatcaccactttctacatactcgcagttcatgattaatgaaacgactagagcttattggtcgttacgttaatcatgaactgtaagtatgtagaaagtggtgacttctcagtttggaaaattttcccatggacaaaatcaaagtccttgggtgtacatataaaaatgtcgaccaacgccaaaaattacaaatagctccaagcccggggtaattcgtaactagtccgggaatatcccgaaatttgcGTTTCAAGTtaaaagactgtaaaaaagctgttgttaagactttcttttatttaaaaaaagatatacaaaaaaacaaaatatgcaaaaaacaaatgcaaacatacacgttcgcatgtctttttatgccatcgaTATGACAGATTTTCTAACCTCATAAGTGTCAATccttaacgctttataactttttacctgcttaagagcgacaattttatattcatattcatgttttatgtactaaaatatacaatattaagtttgaagtaaatcaataaaaaagtttacctcaatgtttaactctgcgtagcgcagaaGTTTGTAACACAGCCAAAGGATTAGAGTTATCCAACTTAGattaggcgctgcaatcagtattaatgaatcgccccggtgctcggtattacgaatagccccaacatcaactatgcgcattattgcgtatcatcgacaaaaataaacatcacacagtaaaaagtaaacacaaaatgtttcaaatacattcaactatcaaaaattactttgactgtcgcatttttcactactacgacttcaatattacgccgttaccaacaaaactttgttagcaacatcattacattaggacgtgtttacagtgtttaaagtaaatttttaatatgtacccataaaaagatatttccaattatcaaaTTACCCCATCTAACGATTTGCTCTGGTCTCccctattatatttaaattgcacATATTTTGGTTTTCTTATAAATGGTCcatagttttttataaattttcttataattcggAATGCCTTTGCATGATTTCGCTTTCTAGATCTGTATGAAGTTTTTGTATAGTTCTAATGTGTTTCTTTATGTATTGTTCAGCAGTTAAATTTTCTAAAGCTGCTCTTTTTGTGCTGCGTCCTTCTGCATGATTGTGATTATAAGCTGCTaaataatagtatataaaacatgtatttaattttctatggacagattaaataaaatacttcgtTCAACAATGTAACGaattgaatgaaaaatattttattctttataatataacaCTTATAATATCACtcttttataatacttttatatcacttttacaatattattctttttaatataacactatttataatacacatgaaataaaaaatttatataaaaaaataaacatttttattgtccgttcttcttcttctaaatTCTTCTGTGACAATGTCCATGTGAGTTTTTTTACAGTTATCTGCATTGTGTGTATAACAGTGGTGATCTAGAATTGTTCCATATGATCCTCGTCTAATATGACCGTAGTAGTCATATTTTGTTGCctgtaaacaaaaatacaattattttattaattcagacATTTAATACCAATCACTAattgatttcataattttaaacatttatgctGTTCAACTGAGTATctgtaaattatattgtataatattaaattttgattttacaattgtttataattatattttatataaagtgagcaatttttttacaaaaatttacgtACATCGTGTACAAAATCTAACATCTTAGATTAGGTTTTACGCgttaattatatctataaaaaaaaagtatagaaaaattacaaagatttttctgtaaaaataaaagctattatgtttattaagtattaacaattatttaaattatacttacaGGGCCTTCCATTAGAAACTCGAATTACTCGATTTTACACGTGCACACACTGTGTGTGAAGTGTGATTCCGCTAGATTCCGCTTTTCCGCGCTCCTTGTAAAATCACCCAGTGTGTATGGCGAGGTGcacacgattggacaccgcacgattggacaccaccactcacagcggccgatacctagagtttttccgttggtttggttagataagtcaagatgattggttggtgtccaatcgtgctgtgtccaaaagagtgttaCCCGtgtatggccggtattcatagtcgattcttatatttaagatcgtcttaagtatcaccttaagatgccatcaaccaatcagagagccgtattagcatcttaagacgttgcttaagacattcttgaaataagactcgactatgaataccgacctaTGTATGTGCACGCGCGTGTATCGGGGCcacgcatgcacacacgcagcaaaaatatgttaaatatgcTCCTCCAACACagatcaataaaatatatcataaaacaaatcaattttcaattttagacaccttgagttaatgaaaaatatctcatattttccttgttatataattacattttttaaaaagaatgacaatgccataatttttttgaaagtataactcTCATCTTTAAAATGCCGCATTGTAAAAATTCTTcttaagttttttgttgcaaagatattttttttaaagtgaatttttgaacaattattttattttcgctCAATGGCttctcttttataacttcacaataaatcattttttaacaatgccgattgtgcattgccaaacttgtaaatttttatttaaaaaaaaaatattattgaaaaatattgattggaaccaaagttatagcttctcaaagttaagGTCTTCCAGGCCGGAAAATGTTGTAACAAACCGCTTCCGCGCGACCCCCCCCCGACGGACCGGTTATCGTCCgcaaaacgccggccgaacatccgccgagcgtcaaacgaggcgctacgcgccgataaacgacttCAAATGCGCCAACgcgagcagcgaggcatccgcgcgtcgcggttaccgcgccgcgcacgcgcaccggccccaaaccggcacgcgctagcgacgtgctcacgcgcctccgtccgcccaccacgcaaccgatctcgagcggcggggacgctggctccgacacgaaccgaaccgccaccgaacgttcccgacgtctcgagatgcgggtataaaagcgccggagcagcaagatgctgcgcttcttctccgccgactgctcggaccgctactccgccgactagtctccgaagaagtctcccgaggtagtcctggggtcaagtgtcttggcctctgtcgagcgttctcgacggctaccaCTCTCgtacccgtctctcctcgccgaagctgggctcaagcgtcttgggctcaggcaagcgtacttgcccgaccggctttcctcgacaccgatccgatcctaccgcggcggctacagaaaaacggggtaaagcgtctttgcctccgtcgagcgtactcgacgtagccgtcgcatcctgcctgTCGAGCGAGATCGCAACATAACAGCTGCGGATTTAAAGGGCCGCTCGGCCGAGCGCCGCCCCGCGCCCCGCTACCGTGCTGACGACCGCGAAAAGCCGAGCACGCGATCTCGCAAGGCCGAAAAACACGAGGCCGCCAGCGCGCCGAAAAGAACGCCGACCGCGTAAACAACGCACCCGCCGTGTGAATAagcggcaaccgcgccgacgacgttcccCGCACCGAAACCGTTGCCCGACGGTATTCTCGATCGCCGCGATCAAGATCACCGTCACCCCGCGCGCGATACGGTCGACGACGTATCGGCGGTGACGCACCCTCTGTAAATACTAGCTTTAAGACAATTGTATTCGTCCCGTCACTCAATaaaacttgtacatattttacacgttcaaacacacgagtctaattctctcttaacccggatcgtgccctggaattcccgacgagctacgtccgtgcgcgatatctatCCAAGAAAAACGGGTTGTTACAATGTATTAACATAATTCCTCTTAtcgtgtttaagagttaagatcgtcttaagtttTAAAACGTCAAATTAATTACAGAGTATTAGTATCTCAAGAAATTACTTAAGACCATGttgaaagaattataaatatcagGCTAGAATTCGAGATATGCTTTGTGATTACATCAAAAGATTTTGAAAACGAAAGAGTATATCTTGTCTTATTGGGGATGATACAAACGCGGACGCAATGAACACAATGCCTGATGGATCATGTAATGACTATGTTCAGCAGTAAAAGTAGTTTTGTAGTTATAAGATTCTTTGATACAATTTGATACAATTGAGTCTTATTTAAGATTCCTACGTGCCAAATGAAtaaaccaatcatattaaagaattttacaatagttGCAAAGCttttttctgctgaacgcaaTCAATATTGctatttttcctttattataCATCACATATATCGCTCAAAAATTTTTCcacttcaaatattttaagtcaaaattttacaatttttaaatgctatttttatataataatgtaatctagtaattatagagaaaatattattaatttatcattcataatcaatgtattttttatttttgcaggcaatgaaataaataacgatttttaaagCATGGTGCGTAGCAAATGTAGcatgataaatatatacaagttaaaatttagctacaattaaaattatatattgtaacgaaacgcccctccacctcgcgcgcactgcaactccgctccgtccacccgagcatcGCACCGACAAgcaccacgtgcgcgcaccgagctaacctacCGTCGCGATCACGTGGCAGCACGCGTGCCGCCCGTGAcgttcggcaacgttcccactccgggcctgccgaccgagcgcgcagattggtccgcccaaccgcgcgttcggatCGTGGTGGGAATAGACATGGTGTGCCAGCGTTTCGagcgtctctctctaattctctCCCCTCTCGCTTATTTTCTGTTCGTTCGGCAAACAGATTAACCAATcttgtttaactccgtaaagttgTTATAACTGAACTGTATAAATCAATCAGCTTGCCGcttttccgtaaaagctaaaAATTGATTGGCTACACACTTTTCGATCTGAGAACTCGGATCGATAGCATCGGTAGCATCGCGGACACAGacctttaaataaacttttttttatcctaaTTAGAGTATCgtaatgttattacaatttataagagCTAATTTCACAATCTCCTGATTTAGTACCGACCATGATTGATTGtttctggtcaattttacttaacaaatgcaatatttaagataatgaaataaaatgtataaaggatgcataataataaaagaaaaacaatataataaagaataataataaacgacttttattaatatgaaaaaaaaaacttttatatacagtACAAGAATAGACTtctgaaaatgtcaaaatctgtatgttatatacattttaattcattttaataatacattttaataatacattttaataatatctacattcaatacattttaataatacattttaatataacagtCTTATACTCAAACAAACGTTTGTGTATTCACATCGCAtattatttctatcaaaatgATATGTCAATCTCAAATAATGATTTCCCagatagcataaaatatttataaaatatttactaaatatttataatatttattttaatattttataaacatttatcaaaacatttaataaatgtttttatggccgtagattggactgattataaatatttatcataaatgtttcaaaaatgtttatgatttataataattattttgaaaatgttcgaaatatccgcataaatattatattacaccacataatcccaatgagtaaaacaatatttctatatttaaaaaaacaattttcgcaaaagaaattccattcttaggaatttttttcggaaattccgaagcggtcatccatccaagtcgcgaccaatattttagaaaatattttaacaatatttttgataaagatttttataatctttttccgtcatatatataaaatatgtataaaatatttctataatatttataaaaaatatttatgataaatatttattaatattatatatatttattaatatatcaaccTCCCTGATATTTCGAAGCCAGCCCTCACGCATAATTTCATTCTTCGGTAAATGGAAGAAACTTACTTTTCAGAGATTATCTGTTGTATCATTTGCACACGATTTTACAATACAccgcatttttattaaatttcacataaaaaattgtgaattacGAGCTCCTTGATTTTTCGCGTACTCCAAACTCCAAATTAGGAAGTGGAAAACGAAGGAGAGACAAGGATACAACGCACATATCATACGGTGTAACCAGATACAATgaaaacagttgtagtaacctcatatcataaaacatttagtttttcgcaGTTGCCAGCCTGTTTGCCAAACGACCACCCGATGACAAAAGGGGCGTGACTTCCGAAACGCTGGCACACCATGTCTATTCCCACCACGGTcatggtggaaggataacatggtgtgtgcagttcgcgcgtgtctctctctaaaaatttgccctcttcgtctatcggtgggttatagttaataagacagccaactgtgaaaagcaaaattatttagcatcagcctgttggtatgctgagtcatctatccttgtttcatgcacttattcaagtatctgcttctctttctatcgggaacagttatgcacgtgaagtgttacactaatttttgaccgaagattcggttcattcggttagtttcctccatttccttttcatcgtaagaacacgtgtgaaagaaataggaaacagcgtaagagtgtgcaagaaattgacaagcctttaatatgttgtaatacagataaaaatgtgggacacgtgtttttatatgtataacaacgggcccatatgattgtcaagaggataaaacacactcttgaaataaattgattttttaatttctgaagtaataccgtcgaaatggtaaaaaatataaaaaaaagttttaaataaaagttttatatatttctatgtattttataacactttgtttagatttttttaatgttatttttctcgaaattctccttttcttctaaatttctgaaaaattaaaaatttactttatatcaaaacttatagcatatttaacaacaaattcaaacatgtatggtgaagttatagttcgaagacacatttttcagaaataaactaaaaatatctatattgctatacacgcgccccatccatatctgctttatggcgtctattgttaatatatatatatatttttttaataactacaagacttttcgtattattatatttttatatgttttttaggtttaattttattattttttattatttatttatttatttatttacttatttaatttttacctatttactttttattgctaaaaatctatacaataatgaggacgctcagaatttaactgaacaaaaataactgtatttgcttgtcttattattaagtctttccaattaatatttaattttgatataacaacaaacttgttcaattgtaaaatattaaaaaatatcacttacatgcaaatcacaccttccttctgacgtatgtaaatcaagccatggaaatatacatacaaggatagaaagagaaactaacatgtgtgaaacaaagaaggtagatccagataccaacaggctgacactaaataattttacttttcacagttggctgtcttatCAACTGTAAcccttgcagagcaaaagtgggcgtggtttagccgaactgcacacaccatactatcccttccaccatgaccacggttcggatatataagccggcagtgggaacaccgagttagatcttcccggtccaccGAACCTGACAGGTCGAGCATCCTCGACCGCACCTCCGATTCCTgcgaggacgagaatactcgcctctcCTAGTATTCCCGACGAGGATCCTCGGCTAACCACGAGTCTCTGAACACCCACTccgcagccaatcacggcgagcatcctcgccgcgTTCCGTAGCCGAgcatcctcggcgaatcaccgccccCGACGAGCATCTTCGTCGAGTCCGTAAGCTAGGTATCCCTCGCCGATAAACTCCGGcttctccctcagggaagactcACTATAGTAACCCGAacatcgtcagggcatccgcgctctGGCGATATCCTCGCCTCccttgcacgaggcggctcgggcgaagCGCGGAATCGCCACCGTCATACCGACTCCGCGTTCTGCGAATCTCCGACCAATCCGGACACTGTGTCCGCTTAAACCGCGCGTACGCCGTATCACTCGGAtagattattatcattattaagttcttttcttttccttagtatatacatacatacatatcattttgttattcCGAGCGGCACTTGATTTTGTTTTGCGATAGCGTTTCGGACCGAGGCGATTGGTTACCGCGATCTCCGAAAGCCAATCACGATCTCTCTACGGCCGAGTCCACTTGTTACGAGGCTTTATGATCGAGCAACAATCTCTCTATGTAGTAATTAGGTtctaaataaaatctattattttccCATTTAAATTCCGAGTGCAATTATTTTCCCGAACCCGGCCAATCCGGCGAGcctatccgcaaccgtatcctgatcctcaccgaaccgaccgaaaatcaccagcgttacaatataatttattatatttaatactaaaaacatgactatttttctataaattttctattttgtactTACCATAAGttaaaatggaaattaatataaaatcttcattgatagtaatttatataaacatttacttaAATACACatgtaaactataaaaatttgtatataaatattaattgcaatgaAGACTATGTACTTTATGTAAAGAGGAAGATAATATAACGTAATTATTACATCAAAATATAAGATAtcgtaaattatagatttattacaacaaataatataaatgtgtttaaaattatcttatggaaatacacatgtatatatgtactttATGTATCGTTTACTCCCCATGTCCCGCAGCTCTACGCAATAAAACATATATCTTCTCTTTAATCCAATCCTTATTGTAGGGAGCATAGGTGTTTGTTGATTTTTGATATACAAGACAAGACAAATCTGTTAATTGATCGACAAAGTCAAATAGTTGACTAATGTCATAAGTAATGGTTGGAGTGTTTGGATTTCGTCTCTTCAGATGCTCTTCGTAGATTTTACAAACACctgtaataataaacaaataattatgacTCATAATCAGCatgagaatattataaaaatacattttatataatttatttataatcactAGTCATGTAATACATAAGAAAATCATTTGCATCCTTTCGTAGtgtattatcttttattattaatatctcttaaaacataaaatggattgatcttatatttaataaactaaaaaagACTCCTTAGAATTAATCAAAACAAGTATAAAATGTCACGTGAGCTGCCACAGATAACATTGCgtagaatattataacaaaattatatgattGTTTGTTTAACGCGCCTAAGTTCATGCCAATTGAATGATAAATGACAATGTTATGATAGATCTTCTTAATCAAATCTTTAATCGATGTTGAAATTGTATCATGGAACGaagaacatttattaaatttaacgtaaGACTTGGTAAAAAGTTACTGGTGACTATTATCTCCGGTGGATCGAAACATCTGCGTCTAATTTGTGTCCGTATTCACATAtacttttgttataatattctacACAATGTTATCTGTAGTGGCTCACATGGCATTTCACATTTGTTTtgattttattgcatatttatacCAGTGTTTTTAACCTTTTTCAATATGTACATTAAATAATGagctttacttttatttttaataataaataaaataatgtgtcAAGGCATGCTATTAGTTCCTATGCCTCTCCTCCTAACTCCCTTTTTCTGCTTTTCTTAACAGTTTTCCTTTTCTTAATAGTTTTTTCCTATAATATACTTGTCTTTGATCAACTACCACTAAGATAttcaaaaatacataataaaacttttaaacttctattttttatttcaatcttgtaaagtaattttattataataataatatatcttaattaaaataagagtaaataatatatattgtacgtaatatttaaaattttttaaatatttttttacttcgcGCCTCACTcgcatttttatttacttaaaaatttttttgtttcttttacctTTCTAAAATTATCGCGGCACAGCAGTATGCTACGGCATTGTAATTGAAAAACCCTGATATAtacagttaatatttttatccaaatattgaaattatacacggtgcaacaattaatttttaagactgGACCAATAAAACacgataaaaacaaaatttaacaaaatctcatgttgttttattcaaaataatctccTTTTGCTTGAATACATTTGTTACAGCGATTCAAAAGCGATTCAAACGTATGATTCAGCTCATTTTGTGGTATTGCTTCTAGTTTCCGTGTTGAAGGTGTTTGGATGATCGGAATGCTTTTGAAAAAGCACCTTTTAacttcaatttcaattttgtaaataaaaagaagtcgcacggggccaaatTAGGTGAATGTGGCAAACGAGTGAACACACAAACTtgatttttggccaaaaattgaCGACCAATGAGTGACTTGTGAGATAGCGCGTTATCGTGCAACAGCATCCAACTTTCTTGATCTTGATAATCGGGACGGATACGACGGTCATCAAACACTTCAAAACTTTAAGATAATAGTCACCAGCCACTTTTTACCAAGTCTtgcgttaaatttaataaatgttcttCGTTCCATGATACAATTTCAACATCGATTAAAGATTTGATCAAGAAGACCTGTCATAACATTGTCATTTATCATTCAATTGGCATGAACTTAGGCGCATTAAACAAACAAATGATTGACCTTTCTAAGAATGCTACCGCTCAACAGATGTCGCCACTAATTGCTAAGATATTGCGCCagtcttaaataaataaataaatcggtTACGGAGCGATCATAATTCTCTTAAAAGTAGCCTTTTTAGATTCCAAATTATAAATAGTGACCTCTGTTTATGTGGGGACGGTCCCGAAAACATGGAACATGTTTTCTGGGAGTGTTCCAGGTACAGCCAGGAAAGgagaattatgtttaaaaaatttaagaaacataaaataaacactCCGATAGATATTagggaaatatttaaaaaattgaaaacgaaagagattGAAATTATTACTGAATTTATTCTCAACtgtaaattagaaatataaaaaagaaaaataccaaTTGTAATGCGCGTTAATAATAAGTCTTtgttatatcatataatattaatcaacTCGAgggcaatatttaattaaaccttACAAGATCctaaataagaataatagtACAATTTTCCCtagttataaaagtaatttaagatatttctaaaaaatttatagaaatctgTATTAACCATAAGTTAGTTTTAATTTACTCcttaaatttgttacaaatacTACTCATAATATAATGTCCATTGAATAAGTTGTTGTAACCATAGACTAATTTAAAACTACATGTGATAGTAGATATAAGCTCCATCTACAATGTTCCCTGCAAGCAATACGCAATGTAATATGGCTGTATACGAAAAGTCTGGCCAATAAACTATTATCTATCTGTGCcagtcttaaaaattaattgtcacaccgtgtatacataataaataataaaaaaaatatttcataaaaatttatagattgaataaaatttataatttaatattgtcatAAATTACAATGTATTACCTTCCATACATTCATTGATGCTTTCATAATCGGAATATGTTCTTGTGTTAGGTCTAACGCCAGGTTGTACTAGTAGTATTGTGTGAGActaaaataaaaagtgtaaattataatataaacttaataacaGAGTCATTCTATGCTATTTCAACCAGAGTTAGtcgctttataatttttaaaaattttgatattgtaaTCACTTATTTATCTATGTTTTGAAAATTCAAAAccaatttgaaaacaaatttttaacctTACATTTGGCTGTGATGGTTATTAAATAGTCGGCAATTTTTCACTTTCCAAGCATTTACGTTAATTGCT from Solenopsis invicta isolate M01_SB chromosome 2, UNIL_Sinv_3.0, whole genome shotgun sequence includes these protein-coding regions:
- the LOC105201542 gene encoding enhancer of rudimentary homolog, encoding MSHTILLVQPGVRPNTRTYSDYESINECMEGVCKIYEEHLKRRNPNTPTITYDISQLFDFVDQLTDLSCLVYQKSTNTYAPYNKDWIKEKIYVLLRRAAGHGE